The Lycium barbarum isolate Lr01 chromosome 10, ASM1917538v2, whole genome shotgun sequence genome includes a region encoding these proteins:
- the LOC132613747 gene encoding probable sugar phosphate/phosphate translocator At3g11320 — protein sequence MHCPLLNDASSPLTCKDWCSLLNHLFPAAFDETDYSCCGLRNRLGFPGEGILILCRSFNYGKGEPSFHLFGFIMCVGATAARALKSVLQGILLFSKGEKLNSMNLLLYMAPIAVVFLLPATLSMEENVVGITLALSRDDSRIIWLLLFNSALAYFVNLTNLVTKHR from the exons ATGCATTGCCCTCTTTTGAATGACGCTTCAAG TCCGTTAACCTGCAAAGATTGGTGTTCTCTTTTGAATCATCTCTTCCCAGCAGCTTTCGAT GAAACAGATTACTCTTGCTGTGGCCTCCGCAACAGGCTTGGTTTTCCGGGTGAAGGCATACTCATCCTATGCCGAAGCTTCAATTATGGCAAG GGTGAACCAAGTTTTCATCTATTTGGATTCATAATGTGTGTCGGTGCAACAGCTGCAAGAGCACTCAAGTCAGTGCTTCAGGGGATTTTGTTGTTCTCCAAAGG AGAGAAGCTGAATTCCATGAACCTTCTACTCTATATGGCTCCTATAGCAGTTGTATTTCTATTACCAGCAACACTTTCAATGGAAGAAAATGTAGTTGGCATCACGTTGGCACTTTCAAGAGACGATAGTAGAATCATCTGGCTTTTGCTATTCAATTCTGCTCTAGCATATTTTGTAAATCTGACCAATCTGGTGACAAAACACAG ATAG